The Acidipropionibacterium virtanenii DNA segment GGTCTATCTGCGTGACGGGCGGATCGTCGACTCCGTCGAGCAGGGGCCCTGGAACCCCGACGAGGCTCAGCAGCGCGAGTCCAGGATGCTCACCTGGCTGGCCACCAAGGACTTCTAGGCCCCGGCCCAGAAGGCTCCCAGTGCAGTGCTCAGGTAGCCCAGGTCCGCCACCCCGGCGAGCTCGCGGGTCGAGTGCATCGACATCAGCGGTAGCCCGACGTCGACGGTGAGCATGCCCAGCCGAGTCGCGGTCAGCGGCCCGATGGTCGATCCGCAGGGCACCGAATTGTTTGACACGAAGGTCTGCGTGGGCACCCCGGCTGCCCGGCACACTCGCTGCCACAGCGCCCCTCCCACCCCGTCGGTGGCGTAGCGCTGGTTCGCGTTGATCTTGAGCAGCGGCCCCTGGTTCAGCAGCGGGTGGTTCGCCGGGTCGAACTTCTCCGGATAGTTGGGGTGGACGCCGTGGCCGGCGTCGGAGGAGACGCACACCGAGCGCGCGATCATCGCCCGGTAGGCGTCGCCGTCGCGACCGAGCCCGGCCGCGATGCGCACCAGGACGTCCTCCAGGAAGGGCCCGCAGGCCCCCGACCTGGTCGACGACCCCACCTCCTCGTGGTCGAAGCAGGCCATCACCGCGATGTCGCTCTGCGGTTCGGCGTCGACGATGGCCGCCACCGACGAGTGCACCGAGGACAGGTTGTCCATTCTCGAGCTCGCCAGGAACTCCGCGCCCGGCCCGATCGCCGCCGGCGCCTCGGTCGGGTAGGCGAGAATGTCATGGAACCCCAGCCGGGAGCGCTCGATCCCCGCCGCCTGGCACAGCAGGTCCTCCACGTCCAGGTCCGGACGGCCCACCGACAGGATCGGCATGAGATGGCGCTGCCGGTCCAGGGTCAGGTCCTGGTTGACGCTGCGGTCCAGGTGCGGGGCGAGCTGGCTGATCCGCAGCACCGGCCCGGTCCGTACCAGACGGACCTGCCCGTCCACGGTGACCAGTCGGCCGGCCAGCCCGAGGTCGCGATCCAGCCAGGAGTTGAGCAGTCCCCCGCCGTAGACCTCCATGCCGACCTGCTGCCAGCCCAAGTGGGTGACGGTGGCGTGCGGCTTGAGCTTGAAGGACGGCGAGTCGGTGTGGGAGCCGACGATCCGGAATCCCGCCCCGGGGCCGATCGACTCCGGCGTCGCCCAGGCGATCACCGCGCCGTCGCGCACCACGTACCGCTTCCCCTCGACGTCGCCGGCGCCCGACCATTCCGCGGTCTCGTCGAGCCGCTCGAACCCCGCCTGCTCCAGCCGCCGGGCCAGTTCGGCGGCGGCATGGTAGGAGGTCGGAGAGGCCTCGACGAAGGAGATGACGTCGTCGACGTGGTCCGCGTGCCCGGCCGGCGGAGCGACAGATTCAGCCATGGCCGTCATTCAACCACCGCCGCCCTGCCCGGCGTAGGACGAGCGAGCCCGGGATCCCGTGCGCATTTCACTCGCTGAAGGCCGCCTTTCGACACAATCCTCACCGGAAGAGGCCTCCAGCGAGTGAAATGCGCACACTCCTCCGTCGAGGAAACTGTCTCCGGGAGCTGGCAGTCTGTCCCCATGACCACCTCGCACTTCGTCGTGTTGTTCATCGGGCTGGCGATCGGCCTTGTCATCGGCTGGTTGCTGGCCGAGCTACGGGGCCGCTCAGGTCTCGCGGCCGCGATCTCGCGGGCCGATGTGGCCGAGGCGCAACGACAGGCCGCCGAGGAGCGTGCCGAGCTCACCGCGGGCGACCGCGACGGTCTCGCCGATCGATTCCGGGCCCTGTCGGCCGAGGCCCTCAACACCCAGCAGCTGCGCGCCGACCGCGCCGCGGAGCGCACCGTCACCGACGCCCAGCGGCTGCTGGCACCGGTCTCGCAAGCTCTGGAGAAGCTCGAGCACAGGCTGGGCGAGGTGGAGCGGGAGCGCACGACCATGACGGCGAGGCTGGGCCAGCAGGTGGAGATGGTCAATGCCGCGGGCGAGGGGCTGCGCAGGGAGACGGCCTCGCTGGTGACGGCGCTGCGCAAACCTCAGGTGCGCGGCGCCTGGGGGGAGGTGCAGCTGCGCCGCGTGGTGGAGCTGGCAGGCATGGTGGAGCACTGCGACTTCGAGGTGCAGTCGACCACCACCGCCACCGGGCAGGCGCTGCGGCCCGACATGACGGTGCGGATGGCCGGGGGGCGCTGCGTCCACGTCGACGCCAAGACCCCCCTGGCGGCCTTCCTGGACGCCGCGGCCACCGAGGATCCCGACCAGCGGGCCGCCCACATGGCCCACTTCGCCCGGAACGTGCGCGGCCATGTCGACGATCTGTCCTCGAAGGGGTACTGGCGCACCGAGGTGGACTCCCCTGAGTTCGTGGTGCTCTTCCTGCCCAGCGACGCCTTCCTGCAGGCCGCCCTGGAGCAGATGCCCGATCTGCACGACTACGCCTCGCGCCACGACATCGTGCTGGCCGACCCGTCGATCCTCATCCCGATGCTGCGCGTGATCGCCCTGGCCTGGCGTCAGGAGGACGTGGCCCGTTCGGCCGCGGAGGTGGCGGCGCTGGGCCGCGACCTGCACGAGCGGCTCGGCACCCTGTCGACCCATCTGGACAGGCTGGGCCGTTCGCTGACCGGTGCGGTCAAGAGTTACAACTCGGCGGTCGGGTCGCTGGAGACCCGCGTGCTGGTGAGCGCCCGCAGGTTCAAGGAGACCGGCGTCACCACCGCCGACCTCGACTCCCCGCGGCCCGTCGACGACGCCACCCGCCCGCTCACCGCTCCCGAGCTGACCTCGTCCGACGAGATCGCAGCTGAGGGGGAAGGGCGAACGACAGCGACTCCTCGATGAGGTCCTCCTCCACCGGCGCCGGCCATCCCTTGGCCCGCAGCAGGTCGACCACGCCCCGGACGAGGCGCTCGGGCACCGATGCCCCGCTGGTGACGCCGATCTCGGTGACTCCGTCGAGCCACGCGTCCTGGATCTCGTCGGCGTCGTCGACGCGGCGGGCCGCGCCGGCTCCCGCCTCCAGGGCGACGTCGACCAGGCGCAGCGTGTTGGAGGAGTTCTTCGAGC contains these protein-coding regions:
- a CDS encoding M18 family aminopeptidase, with translation MTAMAESVAPPAGHADHVDDVISFVEASPTSYHAAAELARRLEQAGFERLDETAEWSGAGDVEGKRYVVRDGAVIAWATPESIGPGAGFRIVGSHTDSPSFKLKPHATVTHLGWQQVGMEVYGGGLLNSWLDRDLGLAGRLVTVDGQVRLVRTGPVLRISQLAPHLDRSVNQDLTLDRQRHLMPILSVGRPDLDVEDLLCQAAGIERSRLGFHDILAYPTEAPAAIGPGAEFLASSRMDNLSSVHSSVAAIVDAEPQSDIAVMACFDHEEVGSSTRSGACGPFLEDVLVRIAAGLGRDGDAYRAMIARSVCVSSDAGHGVHPNYPEKFDPANHPLLNQGPLLKINANQRYATDGVGGALWQRVCRAAGVPTQTFVSNNSVPCGSTIGPLTATRLGMLTVDVGLPLMSMHSTRELAGVADLGYLSTALGAFWAGA
- the rmuC gene encoding DNA recombination protein RmuC, which translates into the protein MTTSHFVVLFIGLAIGLVIGWLLAELRGRSGLAAAISRADVAEAQRQAAEERAELTAGDRDGLADRFRALSAEALNTQQLRADRAAERTVTDAQRLLAPVSQALEKLEHRLGEVERERTTMTARLGQQVEMVNAAGEGLRRETASLVTALRKPQVRGAWGEVQLRRVVELAGMVEHCDFEVQSTTTATGQALRPDMTVRMAGGRCVHVDAKTPLAAFLDAAATEDPDQRAAHMAHFARNVRGHVDDLSSKGYWRTEVDSPEFVVLFLPSDAFLQAALEQMPDLHDYASRHDIVLADPSILIPMLRVIALAWRQEDVARSAAEVAALGRDLHERLGTLSTHLDRLGRSLTGAVKSYNSAVGSLETRVLVSARRFKETGVTTADLDSPRPVDDATRPLTAPELTSSDEIAAEGEGRTTATPR